A portion of the Pseudoxanthomonas sp. JBR18 genome contains these proteins:
- a CDS encoding HD domain-containing protein has product MDQTTATATALPRLVEAMAFAAEAHSLQRRKDGLTPYINHPMALVRILAVEGGVDDVEVLCAAALHDYLEDCCGPGAEVPTHLAMSVEAGRARLLERFGPQVLSYVDAVSDDKSLAKAERKRLQVEHAAHVPHGAKLVKLADKIANLRDLHQAPPQDWSLARRQQYFDWAAQVIGQVRGAHPELERAFDAALAQRPVSGT; this is encoded by the coding sequence ATGGACCAGACAACCGCCACCGCAACCGCGCTGCCACGCCTGGTCGAGGCAATGGCCTTCGCCGCCGAGGCGCACAGCCTGCAGCGCCGCAAGGATGGCCTCACCCCGTACATCAACCACCCGATGGCCTTGGTGCGCATCCTGGCGGTGGAGGGCGGCGTGGACGATGTCGAGGTGCTGTGTGCGGCGGCCCTTCACGACTATCTGGAAGATTGCTGCGGGCCTGGCGCCGAGGTGCCGACGCACCTGGCGATGTCGGTGGAGGCCGGGCGCGCGCGCCTGCTGGAGCGCTTCGGACCGCAGGTGCTGTCCTACGTCGATGCGGTCAGTGACGACAAATCACTGGCCAAGGCCGAGCGCAAGCGCCTGCAGGTCGAACACGCCGCCCACGTCCCGCATGGCGCCAAGCTGGTGAAGCTCGCCGACAAGATCGCCAACCTGCGCGACCTGCACCAGGCGCCGCCGCAGGACTGGAGCCTGGCCCGCCGCCAGCAGTATTTCGACTGGGCCGCGCAGGTGATCGGGCAGGTGCGCGGGGCGCATCCGGAGTTGGAACGCGCGTTCGACGCGGCGCTGGCCCAAAGACCGGTGTCGGGAACTTGA
- a CDS encoding DNA polymerase Y family protein: MLWACILLPHLAMDAVLRRLPEDERRAPLVLVEGPAQLRRLHSVNATAAQAGLNPGMRLSAAHALMTQVRTVDFDAQDQARSQRFLASWAYRHSSLVSQQWPHAIVLEARASFRLFGPWPQFARRLRKELDTLGFRHRLALAPTPRAAHVLAGLEDGLAIANLARLQQVLDGVPVRGARLPQDSGERLHRMGLRTLAAVRALPREAVRRRFGLALLEHLDRLYGQADDPLDWYAPPDHFDARVEMGYEVESHMALLFPLRRLIGDLCTYLSIRDGGVQRFVLRLEHEQGHTDVDVGLLAPERDQAMLFELARNRLERVSIPRPVVGVRLLARQLPPFVPAARDLFDTRPQQAVDWPQLRERLRARLGDAAVYRVEPAGDPRPERAWRRAIGDAPARGVEAAPARPPRPTWLLPQPVPLHAPPKILSGPERLESGWWDDGDTRRDYYVVETARGQRAWAFLPAGVREGGWMLHGWFA, translated from the coding sequence ATGCTCTGGGCCTGCATCCTGCTGCCGCACCTGGCGATGGACGCCGTGCTGCGGCGCCTGCCCGAAGACGAGCGTCGAGCGCCGCTGGTGCTGGTCGAAGGCCCGGCGCAGCTGCGGCGTCTGCACTCGGTCAATGCCACCGCCGCGCAGGCCGGCCTCAACCCCGGGATGCGCCTGTCGGCGGCGCATGCGCTGATGACCCAGGTGCGCACGGTCGACTTCGACGCGCAGGACCAGGCGCGCAGCCAGCGCTTCCTGGCCAGTTGGGCCTACCGGCACAGCTCGCTGGTCAGCCAGCAGTGGCCGCACGCCATCGTGCTGGAGGCGCGGGCGAGTTTCCGCCTGTTCGGGCCATGGCCGCAGTTCGCCCGGCGCCTGCGCAAGGAGTTGGACACGCTGGGTTTCCGCCATCGCCTGGCATTGGCGCCGACACCGCGCGCAGCCCATGTGCTGGCCGGGCTGGAGGACGGCCTGGCCATTGCCAACCTCGCGCGCCTGCAGCAGGTGCTCGATGGCGTGCCGGTGCGCGGCGCGCGGCTGCCGCAGGACAGTGGCGAGCGTCTGCACCGCATGGGCCTGCGTACGCTGGCCGCCGTGCGCGCATTGCCGCGCGAGGCCGTGCGGCGGCGCTTCGGCCTGGCGTTGCTGGAGCACCTGGACCGACTGTACGGGCAGGCCGACGATCCGCTGGACTGGTACGCGCCACCGGACCATTTCGACGCACGCGTGGAAATGGGCTACGAAGTGGAAAGCCACATGGCGCTGCTGTTTCCGCTGCGGCGCCTGATCGGTGACCTGTGCACGTACCTGTCCATCCGCGACGGGGGCGTACAGCGTTTCGTGCTGCGGCTTGAGCACGAGCAGGGCCACACCGACGTGGACGTGGGCCTGCTGGCGCCCGAGCGCGACCAGGCGATGCTGTTCGAGCTGGCCCGCAACCGGCTGGAGCGGGTGTCGATCCCGCGCCCGGTGGTCGGCGTGCGTCTGCTGGCGCGCCAGCTGCCGCCGTTCGTGCCGGCCGCGCGCGACCTGTTCGATACGCGCCCGCAGCAGGCCGTGGACTGGCCGCAGCTGCGCGAGCGCCTGCGCGCGCGCCTGGGCGATGCGGCCGTGTATCGGGTCGAACCGGCGGGCGATCCGCGCCCGGAACGCGCCTGGCGCCGGGCCATCGGTGATGCCCCTGCGCGTGGCGTCGAAGCCGCGCCCGCCCGTCCGCCGCGCCCGACCTGGCTACTGCCGCAGCCGGTGCCGCTGCACGCCCCGCCGAAGATCCTCTCCGGCCCCGAGCGCCTGGAAAGCGGCTGGTGGGACGACGGCGACACCCGGCGCGACTACTACGTGGTGGAGACCGCGCGGGGCCAGCGCGCCTGGGCGTTCTTGCCGGCGGGCGTGCGCGAGGGCGGCTGGATGCTGCACGGCTGGTTCGCATGA
- a CDS encoding alpha-ketoglutarate-dependent dioxygenase AlkB has product MDDLFAPAPITVFDDAEGGMRYWPDVVDPDTATRWFEALRDHAHWQHERRPMYDRIVDVPRLRAGYRLDELPAQLPLAEMLSLVQGRVPAPYTGVGMNFYRDGRDSVAMHHDKLHTLQPGQPIALLSLGGTRRMHIRAREGRRRTWALDLAPGSLLVMSHASQMTHEHGIPKTRQAVAPRMSVVFRARPE; this is encoded by the coding sequence ATGGACGACCTGTTCGCGCCGGCGCCGATCACGGTGTTCGACGATGCCGAGGGCGGGATGCGCTACTGGCCGGATGTCGTCGATCCGGACACGGCCACGCGCTGGTTCGAGGCCCTGCGTGACCACGCCCACTGGCAGCACGAACGCCGGCCGATGTACGACCGCATCGTCGATGTCCCGCGCCTGCGTGCCGGCTATCGGCTCGATGAACTGCCAGCGCAACTGCCGTTGGCTGAAATGTTGTCCCTGGTGCAGGGGAGGGTGCCGGCGCCGTACACCGGTGTCGGCATGAACTTCTACCGAGACGGCCGCGACAGCGTGGCCATGCACCATGACAAGCTGCACACGCTGCAACCGGGCCAGCCCATCGCGCTGCTGTCACTGGGGGGCACGCGGCGCATGCACATCCGGGCGCGGGAAGGGAGACGCCGCACCTGGGCGCTGGACCTGGCCCCGGGCAGCCTGCTGGTCATGAGTCATGCCTCGCAGATGACCCACGAACACGGCATTCCCAAGACGCGCCAGGCTGTGGCGCCGCGCATGAGTGTGGTATTCCGCGCACGTCCCGAGTGA
- a CDS encoding MFS transporter, whose product MKPERLLPLIVATALFIENMDSTAITTSLPAIAQDLEVEPVALKLALTTYMLALAVFIPISGWVADRFGARPTFMTAIGVFLLGSLGCAVAGSLEWLVVARFVQGMGGAMMVPVGRLVLLRSVAKAELVRALSWLTIPALMGPILGPLLGGMITTWGHWRFIFLINLPMGALGIFLAWRHIPLLKGEVKPLDWVGFALSGVGLALAMFGLATMGRHMVNLGLALGCAALGVLALLGYGWHARRHPHPLVDLGLLRIPTYRIGVLGGSLFRIGIGAIPFLLPLMLQLGFGLNPFESGLVTFTSAAGAMFMKTLAASILKRFGFRRVLVGNAVIASVALAVVGLFRESTPYALMVGVLLVSGCFRSLQFTSLNAIVYADVDQARMAQASSLSAMIQQISLALGITVGGYALTGASLATGQATGVPINFTFAFLTVALISASSVLVMRQLTPDAGAEMAGRAKPGEEVHEPKVVARPGN is encoded by the coding sequence TTGAAACCCGAACGCCTGCTGCCCCTGATCGTCGCCACCGCCTTGTTCATCGAGAACATGGACTCCACGGCGATCACGACTTCGCTGCCGGCGATCGCGCAGGACTTGGAGGTCGAGCCGGTCGCGCTGAAGCTGGCGCTGACCACCTACATGCTGGCCCTGGCGGTGTTCATTCCGATCAGCGGGTGGGTGGCCGACCGCTTCGGCGCGCGGCCGACTTTCATGACGGCCATTGGCGTGTTCCTGCTGGGTTCGCTGGGCTGCGCGGTGGCCGGCTCGCTGGAATGGCTGGTGGTGGCGCGCTTCGTCCAGGGCATGGGCGGGGCGATGATGGTGCCGGTCGGGCGCCTGGTCCTGCTGCGCAGCGTGGCCAAGGCCGAGTTGGTGCGCGCGCTGAGCTGGCTGACCATCCCCGCGTTGATGGGGCCGATCCTGGGTCCGCTGCTGGGCGGCATGATCACCACCTGGGGGCATTGGCGCTTCATCTTCCTGATCAACCTGCCGATGGGCGCGCTGGGCATCTTCCTGGCCTGGCGTCACATCCCACTGCTCAAGGGTGAGGTCAAGCCGCTGGACTGGGTGGGGTTCGCGCTGTCCGGCGTAGGCCTTGCCCTGGCGATGTTCGGCCTGGCCACGATGGGCCGGCACATGGTCAATCTGGGGCTTGCACTGGGATGCGCGGCCTTGGGCGTGCTCGCGCTGCTGGGCTATGGCTGGCACGCGCGCCGGCATCCGCATCCGCTGGTGGACCTGGGCCTGCTGCGCATCCCGACCTATCGCATCGGGGTGCTGGGCGGTTCGCTGTTCCGCATCGGGATCGGTGCGATTCCGTTCCTGCTGCCGCTGATGCTGCAGCTGGGGTTCGGACTCAATCCGTTCGAGTCGGGCCTGGTGACCTTCACCTCGGCGGCCGGGGCGATGTTCATGAAGACCCTGGCCGCGAGCATCCTCAAGCGCTTCGGCTTCCGCCGGGTGCTGGTGGGCAATGCGGTGATCGCTTCGGTGGCGCTGGCCGTGGTCGGGCTGTTCCGCGAATCCACGCCCTACGCGCTGATGGTGGGGGTGTTGCTGGTGAGCGGTTGCTTCCGCTCGCTGCAGTTCACCAGCCTCAACGCCATCGTCTACGCCGACGTGGACCAGGCGCGCATGGCCCAGGCCAGCAGCCTGTCGGCGATGATCCAGCAGATCTCGCTGGCCTTGGGCATCACCGTGGGCGGCTACGCCTTGACCGGGGCCAGCCTGGCGACCGGGCAGGCCACCGGCGTGCCGATCAACTTCACCTTCGCCTTCCTCACCGTGGCGTTGATCTCGGCCAGCTCGGTGCTGGTGATGCGCCAGCTGACGCCCGATGCCGGCGCGGAAATGGCCGGGCGCGCCAAGCCCGGCGAGGAAGTGCACGAACCCAAGGTGGTGGCGCGGCCCGGCAACTGA
- the lexA gene encoding transcriptional repressor LexA, with product MDTLPPKRAAVLAFLQDQALRGHTPSLAEIATEFGFASRNAAQKHVQALAEDGLIQLRPGEKRGIRLPGGGRRDGLLALPVLGRVAAGVPIGADIGLDQQLVLDAGLFSLRPDYLLKVQGDSMIDDGILDGDLVGVHRSHEARDGQTVVARIDGELTIKRLERGPRRIRLLPRNPAHAPIVVPAGADFAIEGLYCGLVRRG from the coding sequence ATGGACACCTTGCCCCCCAAACGCGCCGCCGTGCTGGCGTTCCTCCAGGACCAAGCCCTGCGCGGCCATACGCCCAGCCTGGCGGAGATCGCGACTGAATTCGGCTTCGCCTCGCGCAATGCGGCGCAGAAGCACGTCCAGGCCCTGGCCGAGGACGGGCTGATCCAGCTGCGCCCGGGTGAGAAGCGCGGCATCCGTCTGCCTGGCGGCGGGCGCCGGGACGGGTTGCTGGCGCTGCCGGTGCTGGGCCGGGTCGCGGCGGGTGTGCCGATCGGCGCGGACATTGGCCTGGACCAGCAACTGGTGCTGGATGCCGGGTTGTTCTCGCTGCGGCCGGATTACCTGTTGAAGGTGCAGGGCGACTCGATGATCGACGACGGCATCCTCGATGGCGACCTGGTCGGCGTGCATCGCAGCCACGAGGCGCGCGACGGCCAGACCGTGGTGGCGCGCATCGACGGCGAGCTGACCATCAAGCGGCTGGAGCGTGGCCCACGCCGGATCCGCCTGCTGCCGCGCAACCCGGCGCATGCGCCCATCGTGGTCCCGGCCGGGGCGGACTTCGCCATCGAAGGCCTGTACTGCGGCCTGGTGCGGCGAGGCTGA
- a CDS encoding AbrB/MazE/SpoVT family DNA-binding domain-containing protein: protein MKLKITTIGNSAGVILPKDLLARLRLGKGDELYALETPDGIKLTVFDPTLAEQMEVAEQVMRSRRTLLHKLAQ from the coding sequence ATGAAGCTCAAGATCACCACCATCGGCAACTCGGCCGGCGTCATCCTGCCCAAGGACCTGCTGGCCCGCCTGCGCCTGGGCAAGGGTGACGAGCTCTACGCGCTGGAGACCCCGGACGGCATCAAGCTAACCGTGTTCGACCCGACCCTGGCCGAGCAGATGGAAGTGGCCGAGCAGGTCATGCGCAGCCGCCGCACGCTGCTGCACAAGCTGGCCCAATGA
- a CDS encoding type II toxin-antitoxin system death-on-curing family toxin: MIVWITRALALAIHDRQLAEHGGGSGVRDEALLDSALARPQQLFSYGDPPPDLAALAASLAFGLARNHPFVDGNKRTAAVACETFLLLNGTTLMADDLALYPVYLGLADGSLDEAAFADWLRPHLKPQSPAHVHEPVPNYAD; this comes from the coding sequence ATGATCGTCTGGATCACCCGTGCCTTGGCGCTTGCCATCCACGACCGCCAACTGGCCGAACACGGCGGCGGCAGCGGCGTGCGCGACGAGGCCTTGCTCGACTCGGCCTTGGCGCGTCCGCAGCAGCTGTTTTCCTACGGCGATCCGCCGCCGGACCTCGCCGCGCTGGCCGCCAGCCTGGCCTTTGGCCTGGCTCGGAACCATCCGTTCGTGGATGGCAACAAGCGTACGGCGGCGGTGGCCTGCGAAACCTTTCTCCTGCTCAACGGGACCACCTTGATGGCCGATGACCTCGCGCTGTATCCGGTGTACCTGGGATTGGCCGACGGCAGTCTGGATGAAGCCGCATTCGCCGACTGGCTGCGTCCTCACCTCAAGCCTCAATCGCCAGCCCACGTCCACGAGCCAGTCCCCAACTACGCGGACTGA
- a CDS encoding error-prone DNA polymerase, with protein MSWDDAIDGVDRDTPGGRMPRAWRVAQRLRQAANDDVLHGEHGDGLPAYAELHCLSDFSFLRGASDAESLFERAKACGYAALAVTDECSLAGIVRGWEGAQATGVPLIVGSEFTLVDGTRLVLLVETRAGYTQLCALITTARRAATKGCYTLTRADVEAQFRQAAPELFALWLPGDAPREEEARWLRQVFAERAYLAVELLRECDDTARLDTLLALSRQLGMTPLASGDVHMATRRDRALQDTMTAIRHTVPLAEAGAQLFRNGERHLRSRRALGNIYPAELLQATVALARRCSGFDLKRDVQYDYPAELVPAGHTATSYLRELTEAGIRARWDDRGLKLSAKVRSDIEQELALIEELKYEAFFLTVHDVVRFARSQQILCQGRGSSANSAVCYALGITAVDPDENRLLISRFLSKARNEPPDIDVDFEHERREEVIQYVYRKYGRHRAALAATVISYRGKSAVRDVAKAFGLPPDQISLLANCFGWGNGDTPMEQRLTEAGFDTANPLILKILALTFQLEGKPRHLSQHVGGFVIAEQTLSTVVPVENAAMAERTIIQWEKDDLETMGMLKVDCLALGMLTCIRKTLDLVRVHRGRDYEIATLPKEDAPTYQMIQLADTVGVFQIESRAQMAMLPRLKPAKFYDLVIEVAIVRPGPIQGDMVHPYLRRRQGLEQPTYPSQGVEEILGPTLGVPLFQEQVMELVIHAGYKPHEADELRRSMAAWRRGGDMEPHRVRIRELMAGKGYSSEFIDQIFEQIKGFGSYGFPQSHAASFAKLVYASCWLKRHEPAAFACGLLNAQPMGFYSPSQIVQDARRGRAAREAVHVLPVDVLHSDWDNTLVGGRPWRSQDEPEAQPDIRLGFRQVAGLSELAGRAIVAARAQRPFSSVEDLSLRAQLDDKARTALAEAGALQSLVGHRNAARWAVAGIERRRPLLPGSPAERRIDLPAPRIGEDITADYRSVGLSLEAHPMALLRPQMRAQRILGLRELQGRASGSGVHVAGLVTQRQRPATAKGTIFVTLEDEHGMINVIVWSHLAIRRRRALLESRLLAVRGRWERVDGVEHLIAGDLRDMSELLGELSLPSRDFH; from the coding sequence ATGAGCTGGGATGACGCCATCGACGGGGTGGATCGCGACACGCCCGGCGGGCGCATGCCGCGCGCCTGGCGCGTGGCCCAGCGCCTACGCCAGGCCGCCAATGACGATGTGCTGCACGGCGAGCACGGCGATGGCCTGCCGGCCTATGCCGAGCTGCACTGCCTGTCCGACTTTTCGTTTCTGCGCGGCGCCTCGGATGCGGAAAGCCTGTTCGAGCGGGCCAAGGCCTGCGGCTACGCCGCGCTGGCCGTCACCGACGAATGTTCGCTGGCCGGCATCGTGCGCGGCTGGGAGGGCGCGCAGGCCACCGGGGTGCCGCTGATCGTCGGCAGCGAGTTCACCCTGGTCGATGGCACACGCCTGGTCCTGCTGGTGGAAACGCGCGCCGGTTACACGCAGCTGTGCGCGCTGATCACCACCGCGCGCCGCGCGGCGACCAAGGGGTGCTACACGCTGACGCGCGCCGATGTGGAGGCGCAGTTTCGCCAAGCGGCACCGGAGCTGTTCGCGCTGTGGCTGCCGGGCGATGCGCCACGGGAAGAGGAGGCGCGATGGCTGCGCCAGGTGTTTGCAGAGCGCGCCTATCTGGCGGTGGAGCTGCTGCGCGAATGCGACGACACCGCGCGCCTGGACACGCTGCTGGCGCTCTCCCGACAGCTGGGCATGACGCCGCTGGCCAGTGGCGATGTGCACATGGCCACGCGCCGCGACCGCGCGCTGCAGGACACCATGACCGCCATCCGCCACACCGTGCCGCTGGCCGAGGCCGGCGCGCAGCTGTTCCGCAATGGCGAGCGCCACCTGCGCTCGCGCCGGGCGCTGGGCAATATCTATCCGGCCGAACTGCTGCAGGCCACCGTCGCGCTGGCCCGGCGCTGCAGCGGCTTCGATCTCAAGCGCGACGTGCAATACGACTATCCGGCCGAGCTGGTGCCAGCCGGGCACACCGCCACCAGCTACCTGCGCGAACTGACCGAAGCCGGCATCCGCGCGCGCTGGGACGATCGCGGGTTGAAACTTTCGGCCAAGGTGCGCAGCGACATCGAGCAAGAGCTGGCGCTGATCGAGGAGCTCAAGTACGAGGCGTTCTTCCTGACCGTGCACGATGTGGTGCGCTTCGCGCGCTCGCAGCAGATCCTGTGTCAGGGGCGTGGCTCGTCGGCCAATTCGGCGGTGTGCTACGCGCTGGGCATCACCGCGGTGGACCCGGACGAGAACCGACTGCTGATCTCGCGCTTTTTGTCCAAGGCGCGCAACGAGCCGCCGGACATCGACGTGGATTTCGAGCACGAGCGGCGCGAGGAAGTCATCCAGTACGTCTACCGGAAGTACGGGCGGCACCGCGCCGCGCTGGCGGCCACGGTCATCAGCTATCGCGGCAAGAGCGCGGTGCGCGATGTCGCCAAGGCCTTCGGCCTGCCACCGGACCAGATCTCGCTGCTGGCCAACTGCTTTGGCTGGGGTAATGGCGACACGCCGATGGAGCAGCGCCTGACCGAGGCCGGCTTCGACACCGCCAATCCGCTGATCCTCAAGATCCTGGCGTTGACCTTCCAACTGGAGGGCAAGCCCCGGCACCTGTCCCAGCACGTGGGCGGCTTTGTGATCGCCGAGCAGACCCTGTCCACGGTGGTGCCGGTGGAGAACGCGGCCATGGCCGAACGCACCATCATCCAGTGGGAAAAGGACGACCTGGAAACCATGGGCATGCTCAAGGTCGACTGCCTGGCGCTGGGCATGCTGACCTGCATCCGCAAGACCCTGGACCTGGTGCGCGTGCATCGCGGGCGCGATTACGAGATCGCCACCCTTCCAAAAGAAGACGCGCCGACCTACCAGATGATCCAGCTGGCCGACACGGTGGGCGTGTTCCAGATCGAGTCGCGCGCGCAGATGGCGATGCTGCCGCGGCTCAAGCCGGCGAAGTTTTACGACCTGGTGATCGAGGTGGCGATCGTGCGCCCCGGCCCCATCCAGGGCGACATGGTCCATCCCTATCTGCGGCGGCGGCAGGGGTTGGAGCAGCCCACGTATCCATCGCAGGGCGTCGAGGAAATCCTCGGGCCGACCCTGGGCGTGCCGCTGTTCCAGGAGCAGGTGATGGAACTGGTGATCCATGCTGGTTACAAGCCGCATGAGGCGGATGAGCTGCGCCGCTCTATGGCGGCGTGGCGGCGTGGCGGGGACATGGAGCCGCATCGTGTGCGCATCCGTGAGTTGATGGCGGGCAAGGGCTATTCGTCCGAATTCATCGACCAGATCTTTGAGCAGATCAAAGGCTTCGGTTCCTACGGCTTCCCGCAGAGCCATGCAGCCTCGTTTGCCAAGCTGGTCTATGCCAGCTGCTGGTTGAAGCGGCACGAGCCGGCGGCGTTTGCCTGCGGGCTGTTGAATGCCCAGCCGATGGGTTTCTATTCGCCCAGCCAGATCGTGCAGGACGCGCGCCGCGGCAGGGCCGCGCGCGAGGCGGTCCACGTGCTGCCGGTGGACGTGCTGCACAGCGACTGGGACAACACGCTCGTCGGTGGGCGGCCGTGGCGCAGCCAGGACGAGCCAGAGGCGCAGCCGGACATCCGCCTGGGGTTCCGCCAGGTCGCCGGCCTGTCCGAACTGGCGGGCAGGGCGATCGTGGCTGCGCGCGCGCAGCGACCGTTCTCCAGCGTCGAGGACCTGAGCCTGCGTGCGCAACTCGACGACAAGGCCCGCACCGCCCTGGCCGAAGCCGGTGCACTGCAATCCCTGGTCGGCCACCGCAATGCCGCGCGCTGGGCGGTGGCCGGGATCGAACGGCGCCGCCCGCTGCTGCCCGGCAGCCCGGCAGAGCGCCGCATCGACCTGCCTGCGCCGCGCATCGGCGAGGACATCACCGCCGACTACCGCAGCGTGGGCCTGAGCCTGGAAGCGCATCCGATGGCGCTGCTGCGCCCGCAGATGCGCGCCCAGCGCATCCTCGGCCTGCGCGAGCTGCAGGGCCGGGCCAGCGGCAGCGGCGTGCACGTGGCCGGGCTGGTCACCCAGCGCCAGCGCCCGGCCACGGCCAAGGGCACGATCTTCGTCACGCTGGAGGACGAGCACGGCATGATCAATGTCATCGTCTGGTCGCACCTGGCGATACGCCGCCGGCGCGCGCTGCTGGAGTCGCGGCTGCTGGCGGTGCGCGGGCGCTGGGAGCGCGTGGATGGTGTCGAACACCTCATCGCCGGCGATCTGCGCGACATGAGCGAGCTGCTGGGCGAACTGTCGCTGCCGTCACGGGATTTCCATTGA
- the imuA gene encoding translesion DNA synthesis-associated protein ImuA produces MSEVPRRALSAVSSAAMPLDDLLAARTVWRAGRGGGAQHAGEPTGYAALDAVLPTAGWPRKALTELLLPADGVGEIGLLLPTLARMTAAGGRVALVAPPYVPYAPAWQCGGIDLAQLEVIEAEPRDALWAFEQCLRSGACAAVLGWPQTADERALRRLQVAADSGDCCGFALRDARHAVNASPAALRLEYRREEGAWRVRKCRGGQVPTQPLRLVH; encoded by the coding sequence ATGTCCGAAGTCCCGCGCCGTGCGTTATCGGCTGTGTCGTCCGCGGCGATGCCGCTGGACGACCTGCTGGCTGCGCGCACGGTGTGGCGTGCCGGACGCGGTGGCGGCGCCCAGCATGCCGGCGAGCCGACCGGATACGCGGCGCTGGATGCGGTGCTGCCCACCGCCGGCTGGCCGCGCAAGGCCTTGACCGAACTGCTGCTGCCGGCCGACGGCGTCGGCGAGATCGGCCTGCTGCTGCCCACGCTGGCGCGCATGACCGCAGCCGGTGGGCGTGTGGCGCTGGTGGCCCCGCCGTACGTGCCGTATGCGCCGGCCTGGCAGTGCGGCGGCATCGACCTGGCGCAGTTGGAGGTGATCGAGGCCGAACCGCGCGATGCGCTATGGGCGTTCGAGCAATGCCTGCGCAGCGGCGCCTGCGCGGCCGTGCTGGGCTGGCCGCAGACCGCTGACGAGCGCGCGCTGCGGCGCCTGCAGGTGGCGGCCGACAGTGGCGACTGCTGTGGGTTCGCGCTGCGCGATGCACGTCATGCGGTCAACGCCTCACCGGCGGCGCTGCGCCTGGAATACCGCCGCGAGGAAGGTGCCTGGCGCGTGCGCAAATGTCGCGGCGGGCAGGTGCCGACGCAGCCGCTGCGGCTGGTGCATTGA
- a CDS encoding methyl-accepting chemotaxis protein, with amino-acid sequence MGLSDQLLIQLRRSLQRIDEINRTTHVIAMNARIESARIGQAGRGFSVIAQEMDVLSRRVADATLDLDKVAATTSADMRQTLQRLDDGVRQTRLSELALSNIDLIDRNLYERSCDVRWWATDAAVVAAARQGRSDEALSHASRRMGQILDSYTVYFDLVLAGTDGRVLANGRPRQYDSVGSDVSGQAWFQEASRTRSGEEFGFQDVHPSALADGERVLVYACTVRDGGRVDGRVLGVLGIVFRWDALAQTVVQRTPLSAQEWTRTRVCIVDGRGQVLADSAGRMLQERIDFAGREALFKQARGAVLADLDGRVHCIAHAASPGYETYSTGWHSLILQSL; translated from the coding sequence GTGGGCCTTTCCGATCAACTCCTGATCCAGCTGCGACGCTCGCTACAGCGGATCGATGAGATCAACCGCACCACCCACGTGATCGCCATGAATGCGCGAATCGAATCTGCGCGTATCGGTCAGGCCGGCCGCGGCTTCAGTGTCATCGCGCAGGAGATGGACGTATTGTCCCGGCGCGTCGCAGACGCCACCCTGGACCTGGACAAGGTCGCTGCCACGACCAGCGCCGACATGCGCCAGACCCTGCAACGGCTGGACGATGGCGTGCGTCAGACCCGGCTGAGCGAACTGGCCCTGAGCAACATCGATCTGATCGACCGGAATCTTTACGAGCGCAGCTGCGACGTGCGCTGGTGGGCCACCGACGCCGCCGTGGTCGCCGCTGCGCGCCAGGGCCGCAGCGACGAGGCGCTGTCGCACGCATCACGCCGGATGGGCCAGATCCTGGACTCGTATACGGTCTATTTCGATCTGGTGCTGGCCGGCACCGACGGCCGGGTCCTGGCCAACGGCCGACCGCGGCAATACGACTCGGTGGGGAGCGACGTGTCCGGCCAGGCCTGGTTTCAGGAGGCCTCGCGGACACGCAGCGGCGAGGAGTTCGGCTTCCAGGACGTGCACCCCAGCGCGCTGGCCGACGGCGAACGCGTCCTGGTGTACGCCTGCACGGTGCGTGATGGCGGGCGGGTCGACGGACGCGTGCTGGGTGTGCTGGGCATCGTGTTTCGCTGGGATGCCTTGGCCCAGACGGTCGTCCAGCGCACGCCGCTGTCGGCGCAGGAGTGGACTCGCACCCGGGTGTGCATCGTGGACGGGCGTGGGCAGGTCCTGGCCGATTCGGCTGGGCGCATGTTGCAGGAGCGGATCGACTTTGCTGGCCGTGAGGCCTTGTTCAAGCAAGCCCGCGGCGCGGTGCTGGCCGATCTCGATGGCCGTGTGCATTGCATCGCCCATGCCGCTTCGCCCGGCTACGAAACCTACAGCACAGGCTGGCATTCGCTGATCCTGCAGTCGCTCTAG